A genome region from Sphaeramia orbicularis chromosome 19, fSphaOr1.1, whole genome shotgun sequence includes the following:
- the LOC115410127 gene encoding sesquipedalian-1-like: protein MKLHEKVVSYYEACNSPVDKEGYLYKKGEFNTSYQKRWCVLKGNLLFYKDRPADRDVIGVIVLEGCTVQLCESEEQFAFSLVWSEPGLRTYKFAAEDQVSQESWIKALLSASHSYLALLVMDMEKKYREALSEYSSDPVNSFTMPNFSTAGAGYPAAGSFISHVSTLPSFSASALGSGPNLSQNPMLQPPPPTSTKSASRRSPKLWPKRNANVAPANSLPAPMGEWSGVMSGTTEDFSKMHEDFGKEVKELIANWAKKGHGDDAEGNLIDFG from the exons ATGAAGTTACATGAAAAGGTTGTCTCCTATTATGAGGCTTGTAACTCACCTGTGGACAAAGAAGGCTACCTGTACAAGAAG GGTGAGTTCAACACTTCCTATCAGAAGCGCTGGTGTGTGCTGAAGGGGAACCTCCTCTTCTACAAGGACCGTCCAGCCGACCGGGACGTGATAGGAGTGATTGTTCTGGAGGGCTGCACCGTCCAGCTGTGCGAGTCCGAGGAGCAGTTTGCCTTCTCGCTGGTGTGGAGCGAACCGGGACTGCGCACGTACAAGTTTGCGGCCGAGGACCAGGTCAGTCAGGAGAGTTGGATCAAAGCGCTGCTGTCGGCCAGCCACAGTTACCTGGCGCTGCTGGTGATGGACATGGAGAAGAAGTACAGAG AAGCTTTAAGTGAATACTCCAGTGATCCAGTCAACAGTTTCACCATGCCAAATTTCAGCACAGCAGGAGCAGGATATCCTGCTGCTGGCAGTTTTATCTCACATGTCTCAACGCTGCCTTCTTTCTCAGCATCAGCTTTAGGATCTGGACCCAACTTGAGCCAAAACCCAATGCTTCAACCTCCTCCACCCACTTCAACCAAATCAGCAAGTAGGAGGTCACCTAAACTCTGGCCCAAGAGGAACGCAAATGTAGCGCCTGCAAACAGCCTCCCTGCACCTATGGGGGAGTGGTCAGGGGTCATGTCAGGCACCACGGAGGACTTTAGCAAAATGCATGAAGATTTTGGAAAGGAAGTGAAAGAACTGATTGCTAATTGGGCAAAAAAGGGACACGGTGATGATGCAGAAGGAAACCTGATAGATTttggctga
- the mylpfb gene encoding myosin regulatory light chain 2, skeletal muscle — MAPKKAKRRQQQGEGGSSNVFSMFEQSQIQEYKEAFTIIDQNRDGIISKDDLRDVLATMGQLNVKNEELEAMVKEASGPINFTVFLTMFGEKLKGADPEDVIVSAFKVLDPEGTGSIKKEFLEELLTTQCDRFTAEEMTNLWAAFPPDVAGNVDYKNICYVITHGEDKEE; from the exons ATG GCACCCAAGAAGGCCAAGAGGAGGCAGCAGCAGGGTGAGGGTGGATCCTCCAATGTGTTCTCCATGTTTGAGCAGAGCCAGATTCAGGAGTACAAGGAG GCTTTCACAATCATCGACCAGAACAGAGATGGCATCATCAGCAAGGATGACCTCAGGGACGTGCTGGCCACCATGGGCCAACTGAATGTGAAGAATGAGGAGCTTGAGGCCATGGTGAAGGAGGCCAGCGGCCCCATCAACTTCACTGTCTTCCTGACCATGTTCGGCGAGAAGCTGAAGG GTGCTGACCCCGAGGACGTTATTGTTAGCGCTTTCAAGGTCCTGGACCCCGAGGGTACCGGCTCCATCAAGAAGGAATT CCTTGAGGAGCTCCTGACCACCCAGTGCGACAGGTTCACCGCTGAGGAG ATGACCAACCTGTGGGCTGCCTTCCCCCCTGATGTGGCTGGCAATGTGGACTACAAGAACATCTGCTACGTCATCACACACGGAGAGGACAAGGAGGAGTAA